CGACTCCAGCAGCAATGGCTAATCAAAAAGGCTTGGGTGAGTTATGGACTCGCCTGAAGTTTCTTTTGTTGGCAATTATTGTCTATCGGGTTGGCAGTCATATACCTGTTCCGGGGATTGACCCTGCAAGACTAGAAAGTATTTTTAACCAAACCCAAAATACAATTTTTGGCATGGCAAATATGTTTTCTGGTGGCGCTTTGGAGCGTATGAGTGTGCTGGCATTGGGTGTCATGCCATACATTTCGGCTTCTATCATTATTCAATTGCTTTCATCAGTAGTGCCGCATTTAGAGCAGTTAAAAAAGGAAGGCGAGCAAGGCCGCAGAAAGATTAGCCAATATACGCGTTATGGCACGGTTATTCTTGCGACGGTTCAGGCCTTCGGTATGGTTAGTAGTTTGTCGGGACAGGATGCTTTATATGCAACCGGTCTTAGTGTTTATATTTTAGCCGTCGTTTCATTGATCACTGGATCAATGTTTATGATGTGGCTGGGTGAGCAAATTACCGAAAGAGGAATTGGTAACGGCGTATCCATGTTGATTTTTGCAGGTATTGTCGCAGGCCTTCCCGCGGCCATTGGGCAAGCATTAGAACAAGCGCGCCAGGGTGATTTGAATGTTGTATTGCTGCTGGGTATAGCGGTCGGCGTGCCAGCTCTGATATATGCCATTGTATTTATTGAAAGAGGCCAGCGAAGATTGACGGTGAATTATGCGCGTCGTCAAGTTGGGCGTAAGGTTTATCAAGGACAGAGTACGCATCTGCCATTAAAAGTGAATATGTCTGGTGTAATACCGGCTATTTTTGCCAGCAGTTTATTGTTGTTTCCTGCAACAATTGCTCAGATGTTTGGTCAGCGTGTTGGCATGGAGTGGCTGCAGGATGTTGCACTATGGATTGGCCCTGGTCAGCCATTAAATATTTTGTTGTTTACTGCCTTGATTGTGTTTTTCTGTTTTTTTTATACGGCATTAATGTTTAACCCTAAGAGAAGTAGCGGACAACCTGAAAAAGGCGGTGCTTATGTTCCAGGCATTAGACCTGGTGAATACACTGCTAAATATATAGACAATGTGCTCACGCGATTGACAATTGTTGGCGCAGTTTATATGACGGTTGTTTGCCTTATTCCACAAGGGTTGGTAATGGCATTCAATGTCCCCTTTTATTTAGGTGGAACATCGCTGCTAATCGTGGTTGTAGTGGTTATGGATTTTATGGCGCAGGTACAATCTCATCTGATGTCGGCGCAGTACGATTCTTTGTTGAAAAAAGCCAATCTAAAAAATTACGGTAATAGTTAGTTCTTGTTATATCCAGAGCTGATTTTGAGTGGAGATAAGTTGTGAAAGTTAGAGCATCTGTGAAAAAAGTTTGTCGCGGCTGTAAATTAGTGCGGCGGAAAGGCGTTATTCGCGTAATTTGTAGTGTCGAACCGCGTCATAAGCAAAGACAAGGTTGATTTAGTCGCTCACCGAGAGTACCCTAGCGCCCCTTTCGGGCTGGGTCGTTGTCTGTTCGAGCAAAATAACTTTTAACTGATTGAATTTATTGGAGTTTTCTAGTAATGGCGCGTATTGCTGGTGTCAACATACCCGATAACAAACACACAGTAATTGCACTGACCTATATCTATGGTGTCGGGCGTACTCGTGCACAAGATATCTGCGCAGCTTCAGGCATTGCAGAGTCGGCAAAAATGGGTAGTTTGAGTGAGGCTCAGGTAGATAGCCTGAGAGCTGAAGTTGCCAAACTTACCGTAGAAGGTGATTTGCGTCGTGAAGTGAATATGAGTATCAAACGCCTCATGGATTTAGGCTGCTATCGTGGCTTGCGTCACCGTAAGGGCTCCCTGTTCGTGGTCAGCGTACTAAAACAAATGCTCGCACTAGGAAAGGCCCTCGTAAGGCAATTAAAAAATAATTGAAATTAAAGCGTAACCAAGTTAGACGAGAGAGATATGGCAAAGCCATCAGCAGCAGCAAAAACGCGTAAAAAAATTAAGAAAACCGTCGTAGATGGTATTGCTCATATTTATGCGTCGTTCAACAACACCATCGTGACAATCACGGACCGTCAAGGCAATGCTTTGAGTTGGGCAACTTCTGGTGGCTCTGGGTTTCGTGGTTCGCGTAAGAGCACGCCATTTGCCGCGCAGGTTGCAGCCGAGCGTGCTGGTATAGCTGCGCAAGAATATGGCTTGAAAAATCTAGATGTCGAAGTGAAGGGTCCCGGTCCCGGTAGAGAGTCAGCAGTTCGGGCGTTGAATAATTGCGGATACAAAATCGGCAACATCGTTGATGTCACGCCAATTCCGCATAACGGCTGCCGTCCACCAAAAAGACGCCGCGTTTAACTGTTGAGCTTGTAAGAGAATTTGAGAGGCTGTTTGAATGGCAAGATATATCGGACCTAAGTGTAAACTCTCCCGCCGTGAGGGAACGGATTTGATGCTGAAAAGTGGTGTAAAGCCGCTTGATGCAAAGTGCAAGGTAGAGACAGCGCCTGGTCAACACGGCCAACGCCGCGGTCGCCTTTCTGATTACGGTGTGCAGTTGCGTGAAAAACAAAAAGTACGCCGCATTTATGGTGTGCTTGAGAAACAATTCCGTAGTTATTACGCAGAAGCAGCGCGCCGTAAAGGTAATACAGGTGAAAATTTGCTCCGCCTCTTAGAGTGCAGGTTGGACAATGTTGTTTACCGTATGGGCTTCGGTTCCACAAGAGCAGAAGCGCGTCAGCTGGTTTCGCACAAGGCAATCGTTGTTAATGGCGGCACTGTCAATATCCCTTCTTTTCAAGTTCAGCCTGGTAGTGTGGTTGCTGTGCGTGAAAAGAGTAAAAATCAGCTTCGCATTCAGTCCTCTATGAATATTGCTGCGCAACGCGGGCAATCGGAGTGGATTGAATTGAATGCCGGAAAAATGGAAGGCCAATTTAAGCGCGTGCCTGATCGTAGTGATCTTTCTTCAGAAATCAATGAAAGCTTGATCATCGAACTTTATTCGAAATAATTTCCAGGATTACTGCATGCAAAGCTCAACTACAGAACTGTTGACGCCCAGACACATCGATGTCCAACAAATTTCTTCTACCCGTGCAAAAGTGGTGCTCGAGCCATTGGAGCGTGGCTTTGGTCATACGCTGGGTAATGCGCTGCGTCGCATTTTGCTTTCCTCTATGCCGGGTTGCGCTATTGTTGAAGTGGAGATGGATGGCGTACTTCACGAGTTCAGCACTATTGCTGGCATTCAGGAAGATGTCATTGAAATTTTGCTCAATCTGAAAGGCGTTGCGGTTGTAATGCACGGCAACAAGGATCGTGCAGTTATCACGATCAACAAAAAAGGAGCAGGAGCAGTAACTGCAGCAGATATCCAAGTAGATGCTGATGTTGAGATCAAAAACCCAGAGCATGTTATTTGTCATATAAATAATGCTTCTGCGGCGGTGAGCATGCGCTTGATTGTGGCGCGCGGTATAGGTTATCAGCCTGCAGATAGCCATGCTGTAGGTGAAGATGAAAACCGTACTATTGGTCGTCTTCAACTGGACGCCTCATTCAGTCCGGTAGTGAGAATTTCTTACACGGTCGAGAGTGCGCGTGTTGAGCAGCGTACCGACCTTGATAAATTGATTATCGACATGGAAACCAATGGGACAATTAACCCAGAGGAAGCTATTCGCCGTGCTGCCACTATTCTGCAGCAGCAGTTGGTAGTTTTTGTTGATTTGGAAAGTGAAAGAAAAGCGCGACCAGCAAAGCAACAAGATGATGTTGATCCTGTATTGTTGCGTCCTGTTGATGACTTGGAGTTGACTGTTCGCTCGGCAAACTGCCTAAAAGCAGAAAATATTTATTACATTGGCGACTTGATTCAACGCACCGAAGTTGAGCTGCTCAAAACACCAAATCTAGGCAAAAAATCGCTGACTGAAATTAAAGATATTTTGGCTTCTCGTGGCTTGTCTTTGGGCATGCGTCTTGAAAATTGGCCGCCAGCAGGTCTTCGTGGTGAAGACAGAGCAAGTGCCTAAATTTATTTGAATTAGAAGTACCGCGCAATAAAAGGTAATCATCATGCGTCACAGACTTAGCGGCAGACAACTTAATCGCACGAGCTCTCATCGTTCAGCGATGTTTCGTAATATGGCGGCGTCGTTGTTGGAACACGAAATCATCAAAACTACTTTGCCAAAAGCAAAAGAGCTGCGCCGTGTGGCTGAGCCTTTGATCACGCTGGGCAAACAAGATAGCGTTGCTAATCGTCGTTTGGCGTTTAGTCGTCTGCGCAGCAAAGTTGTTGTCGGCAAATTGTTTACTGAAATTGGCCCGCGTTATAGCGCGCGTCCAGGTGGCTATTTGCGCATCGTGAAATGTGGTTTTCGTACGGGTGACAAAGCGCCAATGGCATATGTTGAGCTGGTAAATCGCCCTGAGAAAGTAAAGGCTAGCGAAATCATAAATACTGAAAACGCTGCTGAATAGTTTTTGCGTTTTATCTTCCTCAAACTCCGGTTTTTTTTGAAGTCGCCTGGGAGGTGCTTGCCATGAAATCTTTTCATCCACCGGTAAGAACACTCTTAGGCCCCGGACCTTCTGATGTTAATCCTCGTGTGCTCGAGGCTTTGGCTAGACCTACCATCGGCCATTTAGATCCTGCTTTCATTCATTTGATGGATGAAATCAAGCAGCTAATGCAATACGCGATGCAGACAAAAAATCGTCTGACTTTGCCAATTTCTGCTCCGGGTTCTGCGGGTATGGAAGCGGCGTTTGTGAATCTTGTTCCGCCGGGCGATAAAGTTATCGTATGCCAAAACGGTGTGTTTGGCGGTCGCATGAAAGAAAATGTAGAGCGTTGCGGCGGCATTGCTGTAATGGTCATGGATACATGGGGACGCGCTGTCGATCCTCAGAAATTAGAAGATGCATTGAAAGCCAATCCAGATACAAAAGTTGTAGCGTTTGTACATGCCGAAACATCTACAGGCGTAATGTCAGATGCCAAAACATTATGCGAGATTGCTCAAAAATATGGCTGCTTAACAATCGTTGATGCGGTGACTTCACTGGGTGGTAGTGAATTGCGTGTAGATGATTGGGGTATTGATGCACTTTATTCAGGTTCACAAAAGTGTTTGTCTTGCACGCCAGGCATTTCACCAGCTAGCTTTAGTGATCGTGCTGTTGAAGTGATTGGCAAGCGCAACAGCAAGGTACAGAGCTGGTTCTTGGATATGAATTTGGTAATGGGCTATTGGGGTGCTGGCGTCAAGCGCGCTTACCATCACACGGCACCAATCAACGCTTTGTACGCACTGCACGAGTCCTTGGTTATTCTGAAGGAAGAAGGTCTTGAGAAGGCGTGGGAGCGTCATTCGTTGCATCACAAGGCTTTGGTGGCTGGTGCTGAAGCAATGGGTCTGCAGTTGATCGTCCCTATCGGCGAGCGCTTGCCGCAATTGAATGTGATTACTGTGCCTGAAGGTATAGATGAAGCAGCTGTGCGTAAGGCGCTGCTTGATGCATACAGTATGGAAATTGGTGCTGGCTTAGGTGATTTGGCTGGTAAAGTCTGGCGTGTTGGTTTGATGGGCTTTGGCTGTAACCAAAAAAATGTGTTGTCAGTTTTAGGGGCGTTGGATGCGGTTTTATCCTCAATGAATGCGCCGATCAATTCAGGAAAAGCAGTTGCCGCAGCTATGGCGGCGTACGCCTAAGATATAAAAAATCAGTAAAGAAAGTTTGCTGGCAGCAATATGAAAGGCACCGAGAGGTGCCTTTTTTGTGTCCGGTAACTTTCAATTGTTACCGTAAGGATTGGGA
The DNA window shown above is from Cellvibrionales bacterium and carries:
- the secY gene encoding preprotein translocase subunit SecY; this translates as MANQKGLGELWTRLKFLLLAIIVYRVGSHIPVPGIDPARLESIFNQTQNTIFGMANMFSGGALERMSVLALGVMPYISASIIIQLLSSVVPHLEQLKKEGEQGRRKISQYTRYGTVILATVQAFGMVSSLSGQDALYATGLSVYILAVVSLITGSMFMMWLGEQITERGIGNGVSMLIFAGIVAGLPAAIGQALEQARQGDLNVVLLLGIAVGVPALIYAIVFIERGQRRLTVNYARRQVGRKVYQGQSTHLPLKVNMSGVIPAIFASSLLLFPATIAQMFGQRVGMEWLQDVALWIGPGQPLNILLFTALIVFFCFFYTALMFNPKRSSGQPEKGGAYVPGIRPGEYTAKYIDNVLTRLTIVGAVYMTVVCLIPQGLVMAFNVPFYLGGTSLLIVVVVVMDFMAQVQSHLMSAQYDSLLKKANLKNYGNS
- the rpmJ gene encoding 50S ribosomal protein L36, coding for MKVRASVKKVCRGCKLVRRKGVIRVICSVEPRHKQRQG
- the rpsK gene encoding 30S ribosomal protein S11; translated protein: MAKPSAAAKTRKKIKKTVVDGIAHIYASFNNTIVTITDRQGNALSWATSGGSGFRGSRKSTPFAAQVAAERAGIAAQEYGLKNLDVEVKGPGPGRESAVRALNNCGYKIGNIVDVTPIPHNGCRPPKRRRV
- the rpsD gene encoding 30S ribosomal protein S4: MARYIGPKCKLSRREGTDLMLKSGVKPLDAKCKVETAPGQHGQRRGRLSDYGVQLREKQKVRRIYGVLEKQFRSYYAEAARRKGNTGENLLRLLECRLDNVVYRMGFGSTRAEARQLVSHKAIVVNGGTVNIPSFQVQPGSVVAVREKSKNQLRIQSSMNIAAQRGQSEWIELNAGKMEGQFKRVPDRSDLSSEINESLIIELYSK
- the rpoA gene encoding DNA-directed RNA polymerase subunit alpha, whose amino-acid sequence is MQSSTTELLTPRHIDVQQISSTRAKVVLEPLERGFGHTLGNALRRILLSSMPGCAIVEVEMDGVLHEFSTIAGIQEDVIEILLNLKGVAVVMHGNKDRAVITINKKGAGAVTAADIQVDADVEIKNPEHVICHINNASAAVSMRLIVARGIGYQPADSHAVGEDENRTIGRLQLDASFSPVVRISYTVESARVEQRTDLDKLIIDMETNGTINPEEAIRRAATILQQQLVVFVDLESERKARPAKQQDDVDPVLLRPVDDLELTVRSANCLKAENIYYIGDLIQRTEVELLKTPNLGKKSLTEIKDILASRGLSLGMRLENWPPAGLRGEDRASA
- the rplQ gene encoding 50S ribosomal protein L17, with amino-acid sequence MRHRLSGRQLNRTSSHRSAMFRNMAASLLEHEIIKTTLPKAKELRRVAEPLITLGKQDSVANRRLAFSRLRSKVVVGKLFTEIGPRYSARPGGYLRIVKCGFRTGDKAPMAYVELVNRPEKVKASEIINTENAAE
- a CDS encoding alanine--glyoxylate aminotransferase family protein is translated as MKSFHPPVRTLLGPGPSDVNPRVLEALARPTIGHLDPAFIHLMDEIKQLMQYAMQTKNRLTLPISAPGSAGMEAAFVNLVPPGDKVIVCQNGVFGGRMKENVERCGGIAVMVMDTWGRAVDPQKLEDALKANPDTKVVAFVHAETSTGVMSDAKTLCEIAQKYGCLTIVDAVTSLGGSELRVDDWGIDALYSGSQKCLSCTPGISPASFSDRAVEVIGKRNSKVQSWFLDMNLVMGYWGAGVKRAYHHTAPINALYALHESLVILKEEGLEKAWERHSLHHKALVAGAEAMGLQLIVPIGERLPQLNVITVPEGIDEAAVRKALLDAYSMEIGAGLGDLAGKVWRVGLMGFGCNQKNVLSVLGALDAVLSSMNAPINSGKAVAAAMAAYA